TTTCATAACTCGCACACTATACAAGTCCTAAAACAAATAAGTCCTCAGTATATTTTTCGAAATTGTTTTAGATACCGCTTCACCCACAGAATTCACCTGCAGCTTTTGATAAATTTTTCGAATGTGCGAATGCACGGTTTCGTAGCTGATGTTTAATTCATCTGCAATCATTTTATATGATCTGCCTTTCACCAAAAGCTGAAGCACATCCTTCTCGCGACTGCTCAAGTTATAGTTTTCATCGGGTTGCTTAACAGGTTGAATTTTTGCAAATTGAGTTAATACTTTTCTTGCTATAACGGGTGTCATTGGAGCACCACCATGATATAATTCATTTATGTATTGAATAAGCGATTGCATATTGGCATTCTTTAAAATATAACCGTTGGCTCCTGCACACAGCGAAGCAAAAACTTTATCGTCATCTTCAAAACCTGTCAACATTAAAACAGGCAATGCCTGATATTTAGTACGTAATAATTTTACAGCATCAATGCCGGTAATCAGGGGCATATCAATATCCATTAATACAATATCAGGGTTTATGTTTTCAATATCTGCCAGCATATTTTTGCAGGAGTCAAAAGCAGCAACGAGTTGCATGTTATCAGTAGTTGACAATAGCAAACCAATAGATTCGAGCACATTAATGTTATCATCAAAAATAATTACCTGAAGTATTTTCTTTTCCTCTGTTATCATGATGCAAAAGTGAGTGTAATTGTTTTCAATACCAATAACCAATTATGGTGAAGTGAATAGATGGCTTTATACAGTTAATTCAATAATGGTTCCTTTACCCGGAAACGATGTGATTTCTATACTACCCTTTATTTCAGAAGCTCTTGATTTCATGTTCTTAATGCCGTTGCCATTATATGATTTTAGTTCGTCTGAAATAAAACCACTTCCGTTATCTGAAATTGAAACATACAATTTATCTGCATTTTTCTTTATGCTAATGTTTACTTCCGTGCAGTTGGCATATTTAATAATGTTGTGAATGGCTTCTTTGTAAATCAAAAAAATATTTTTCCGTTCCGTCATTTCTAATTTCATTTCAGTAATACGTTCATCATATTCAATATTAAATTGAATGCCTGTTGCTCCTAAAATGGAAGCTGAATAACCTTCCATTCTCAATATTAAATTTTGCAAAGTATCATTTGATGCCTTGGCCGCCCACACCACATCACTGGTTTTATCAATAATTTCTACCGATGAATTTTCTATTTTTTCTAAGATAGATTTTATCTCTCTTGAGTTTTCTCCAACTAATTTAGCATTGGCAATCTGGCTGTAAAGGTGAATACTTCCTAACGTGCTGCCTATATCATCATGCAAATCGCGGGCAATCTTATTCCGAACTTCCTGCAATTTTAAAATCTGCTGGATTCGATAACGATACAAAACGTATACAGATGTCGATATTACTATTAAAAGCAAACTATAAAACCACCAGGTGAAATAAAATGGCGGTGTAATAATAAACGGCAATTCATAAACATCGCTTTCAATTCCATCGCTGTTCACAGCCTTAACATTAAGTGTAAAATTTCCATGCGGCAAATTGGTGTAGGTAATCAGTGGATTGGTTTGATTATTTCGCCAGGTATCATCAATGCCATCAAGCATATACAAGCATGTGGTTTGACCGTTGTCGGAAAAGCTATTTGCAGCAACATTGAATTTCAAAAAGTTTTGATTGTAATTCAATTTCAATTGATCAAACAACAACGAATCAGAAGGCGCATCCATAATCCACAATCTTGAAATACTGACAAATGGTTTTTCGTGGTTTGAAATAATCTGAGAAGGATAAAAGGAAATAAAACCACCATCGAAACCAACACTCATTTCATCTTGTATTGTTGAATTGTCATTTCGAAAAAAATACCCGCTGATATTTTCAGAAATCCCGCTTTGCATGTCAAACAACTTGTAACGGTTTCCTTTTACATTGTAATGCAACAAACCAGTTGAACTAACCATCCAAAGATTATCATTTTTATCTTTTGCCAAACCCTGCAACGACTTAATTTCATTTGCATAAGACACAAATGTTACAGAATTATTCTCGGGAAAAAACTTCAGCAGCCCTTGTCCCTGTGTGGTTACCCAGTAAGAGCCGTCAGTGTTTTCTGTCATGTCAAAAACATTGTTCACTGATTTTACATTTTTTGTATCAGGTCTATTCCAGGTCTTTGATTCGGAATGAATCACCCGCACAATACTGTCGGCAAAAGGAAACTCATCGAATGAAATCCTTTGTGGAATCAAAACCTGATTGATACCATGGGTGGCGCCACAAACCCAGATATTGTTTTTCGAATCACTGAAAATTTTCCGTGATAAATTATCCACAAAAGTTCCTTCTACGTTCGTATCCTTTAAATTGATAAATGCGTTTTTATGTTGGGTATCAAATAGCTTGATGTAATTGCCATAAAGCGAAACAGCAATAAGCGAATGCTCATGATGCCTTATTTGTGTAATTGAATTTGCACGCGAACCACCCATGAAAAAACTTTGGTGCTTGCTTGCTGCATAACTGACCTTAGGGAAAACTAATTCAAGTGTTACGGTATCCAATGTAAACACCGAGCGGTTGGTTCCTATATAAATTATGTTTTTTTCATCAAGAAAAATGCTGGTCAATTCCTGCCTTTCATCGCGATAATAAAAATCCTTATGCAGATAGTTTTCATCATTTGAATTTCTGTAAAAAAAGCCACACTGAGTTACAATAAATTCTCTCCCGCTTTTCAAAATAATCCTGTCATTTGCTTTGCATGAAGTAGTTCCGGGCGGAACAGGCAGCTTTGTAATTTCAAACTGATTTTGCAGCGGGTCGTAAACATACAATCCCGTTTCGGAGGCAATCCATATTCGATTGCGATTATCGCGATACAGACTATTTATTCTGGATGTAACGGGATTTGAAAATTTAATATCGTTGGTAAAGGATTTTGTTTTCAAATCAAAAAAACGAATGCCCGAAGATTTTGTACCACACCATAAAACTTTGTTTTCATCTTCTGCAAGGCAAAGTATTTCATCGCCTGATAGCTTCAACTTTAAACTTCTATCAAAAAACCAGGTTGCCAATCTTTTTCCATTTAAATCAAACTGATGCAACCCGTTATCCCATGCACCGCACCACAAATGATTATCGCTTCCAAGAAATATTTTATTAATAGTCATAGCTGTGTCTGAGACCTGCGTTCTGAATTTGCCAATATTCCCCAACCGTTTAAGCGATTCAATAATTCCTGCAAAATATGGTATGGTATCATTAACAAGTACATCATAATAAGTATTGGTGGAAATCAGCTTTTTATTTTTATCAGTAGCTTTTGTTTTTAAATCGAATAGCTGCAAGCCGGCATTATTCTGAGCAATCCAAAGACAATTTCTGTTTTTATCAAATGTGATGTCGTTGATGTTATTTACATTCAATTCTGAATTTGACTTATTATACGTTTTAAACTTACCAGTTCTGAAATCATAACTACACATCCCTGACGAAGCGCTTCCAATCCAAAGCAATGAATCGTTATCAATTTCAAGGCAAGAAATAATATTACCGCAAAGTGAGTTGATGTCCTTTTCATTGTGTTTAAAAACATAGAAGTCTTGTCCATCATAACGGTTCAATCCATCCTTAGTGCCAATCCACATAAAACCCTGTTTGTCGCGAATGGTACACGTAACCTGGTTGTCTGAAAGGCCTTGCTGTGAGGTGATACGTCTTAAAGTAATATTCTTTTGCTGACTTGAAGAAGCATTGGAAACCAACATGAAAAGCAATAATGATAAAATCTTCTTTCTCATTTTATTGTTAGCTTTTTGGTTGAATTGTCACAAGCTGTGTTCAACAGATAAGTACAACTCTTACCTTGTTTTGTAAAGGTACTTCATTTGGAGATAAGTAACTAAATTTTCTTATAAGTCTATTATCGATTTCGTTTTCAACTCTTTCGACTTCTCTTTTTTTGATTAAAGTGAAGTCTGTTATTTTTGAAATGAATTATCAAAAAACGCATTTCTATTTTTCCATAGTAGCATTATCTTGCAATGTGAATGGTCCGGTAAAATAAGTTATATTTTAAAGTGCTTCTGCTATTTTTTCTTGATGTGTAAATGCCTGGTCATTGTCTAATATCATGGTTTTGCTTTGTGTCTTATATTTGTTTTAGTTTGTGCGAGAGATGTAACATAGATTTTTGCACCTAAGCGTCTTTTTGGAAAGTTGCGCTTGAGTTATCTACATGCAGTGCTCTTGTGCTCACTGAGTGTAATAGAAATCTGTGTTTGTATTTCGCCAGCAATTATATAGGCTTCAATTTTGCACCTCCTATATTTTTTTATAAAAAAATTTACTCCTTCAGCAAAGAAGGCACATTATTAGAACTACTTTTCCAACAACACAGTTTTCGTAAATACATTTTTCGAATCTTTTGCCCTTAAAGTATAAATACCATTTGGCAAATGTGCCAGCGAAATCGAAAAAGTAAAATCGTGCGAAGTGATGTTTGATTGCTCCATTAATACTACGCTGCCTTTGCTATCAATAATTTCGAAAGTGGCATTTCCGCTTAACACTGAATTTGAAATTTCTATGCTGATGACATCACTTGTTGGATTTGGTATTACAAATAATTCGTCACCTGTGTCCGTTACTCCAAACCTTGCAGTGCCAATTACTATAGAAGCATTGCGGCTGCACTTTTTGTTGTCCTTTACTGTTACTACATAGGTGCCGGGTACAAGTCCTGTTGCTGTTTGTGTGGTTTTTATTGGCGATGTATTCCATGAATATCTGTAAGGACTAAAACCATTGCTGGGTGTGGCTGTTGCTGTTCCGTTGTTAAATAGAGGAGAAGTGGCTGGCGTGCCACTCATGGCGATTGCTATTTGAACCGGCTGTGTGAGCGTGTATGTTTGTGTTTTTGTGCATCCCGCAGCATCGGTTATGGTACATGTATAACTTCCTGCTTTCAAGTTGGCAATGGAGTCGATAGTGGCACCTGTAGACCAAAGGAAAGACTAGGGCGAAACACCGTTTGTTGGTGCTGCTTTACACACACCACTTTTTGCACCAAAGCAAGGCAGGTTTTTTTGTGTTGGGTTTGGACTTATGGCCACACTTGGGTTTATTATGGAGGTGGCAGTTATTGTGCAGCCATTGCCATCATTAACTATAACTGTATACGTGCCGGCAGCCAATGAACTAACATTTGCACTCGTGCTGCCATTGTTCCAAAGGTAAGTATAAGGAGGTGTGGCGTTGCTGGCCAAAACATTTGCAGTTCCATTATTGAAGCCACATGTTGTATTCGTATTTGTAGTTGTTGCACTCAGCAACGTTGGCTGTGCAATATTTACATTACATGTTTTAGAGCATCCTGCATTATCGGTTATGGTAACTGTGTAAACCCCGGCAACCAAACCTGTTGCTGTGGGGGTGCTGCTGCTATTGGACCATAAATAGGCAAAAGGAGCAATGCCACTGGTTGTGCTTACACTTGCCTGGCCGCTATTGCCACCATTGCACAATACGGCAGTTGTGGTTGCATTTGCTGTTACCGAATCTACTGTTACCATTACTGTGTCTTTCGCAATGACACCTGAGCGGGCATGAGTAACCGTAAGTATATACGAAGTATTTACTGTTGGAGATGCCTGAGGATTGCTCATAGTACTCGATGATAAACCTCCGGCAGGCGACCAGCTAAAATTCAGATTTGAATTTGTTGACATACCAATAGCTGCAGTGTTTCCTTTGCAAATAAGTTTATCTGCACCGGCTGAGGCGGCCACAGTTGCGTTTAAATTTACATTATCAATGTATAAATTATTGCCAAAGCGACCACGATTACGAAATGCAATATTTACTCCGTTGCCTATAAAACCATTGCCGGCTAATGAAGGTGATGTATCGTACCATCCCGTTAATACTAAATTGCCCGGGCGGGTTACATCAACTATTGTAAATCCATCGCGATAATATGAGCTTACTGCATACTCATCTCTAATATATGTGTTGTGAATGATTGATCCTGAAGCCGGATTCTGAGATTGTATTTTGTCAAGTAATTGAACGTTGTTGGGTCCGAAACATTATATGCAGCAAGGTATGAGTTGCTTACTTCGTCAGTTGTAAAACTACATTCTGTGACCCATTGAGCCAGGTGTTATGACAAAAAGCATTGGGTGTAGTTTGTTTGTTTGCAGCACACTGTAACTACCCTCGCTAAGGGATCCGCCATTGGTTCGTGTCCACAAGATTGCACCATCAGCATCTAGCCGCACTAAAAAGAAATCTGCAAATCCGTTACCATTGCTTTTGGTATAACCGGCTATAATAAACCCTCTATCAGCTGTTGCATTTATCCGCAAATAGACAATCCACATGTTAAAAACTTTGCATATTCTTTATTGACAATACACCTAAGGATTTTGACCTTGTAACCAAAACTTACAAATAATATGTGTTATAAAATTGAATATTCTGATGATAAAGTAAGTGCATGGGGAGGTTTTTCGTTAATGAAAAAATTCAATGATAAAATTGGTTTGAAAAGCGTTTTGCAAAATCTACACATTCCCGAAAGCAAGAGTAATAACAGGTTTGAGAATGAGGAAATCATTGAAAGTTTCCTATTGTCAGTATGGTTAGGCTGTTACAAATTTTCACACACACATGTGTTAAGATTAGATGATACGCTAAAAAAAATATTTGGATGGAAACAAATACCAAGCGATACAACCTACAAACGATTTTTTCAAAAGTTTAATCAAGGCATAAATAATGAGGTGTTTCCAACATTGCAAGAATGGTTTTTTAATCAATTGCAGTTTGATAATTACGCATTAGACTTGGACTCTACCGTTATTACTCGGTATGGTGATTTGCAAGAAGGCAATCATAAGGGCTATAATCCAACCAAAAGAGGTAGAGCCTCTCATCATCCATTATTTGCTTTTTTAGGCAACGAGCGCATGGTTGTAAACAGTTGGCTTAGAAGTGGCGATACCTCAAGCGCACATCAGTGTAATGAGTTTTTAAACGAAACATTATCCATACTCAAAAACAAAACAATTGGTTTGCTACGTGCCGATTCTGGTTTTGCAAGCGATTTAATTTTTAGACATTTAGAGCAAGAACAAATTCCATACGTGATAGCGGGGAGAATGCATTATCCATTACAAGATAAGATAAAGCAACAAAAAACCTGGACAGCTATCGGATTAGGAATTTGGATTAGCGAAACAAGGTATAAGGCATCAAAATGGGAATCAGAACGTAGGGTTATTGTTATAAGACAAAGCGTTGATTTAAGGCCCAAAGCAACAGGTAAAAAACTAAAGCTGTTTGATGATAAGGAATATTATGAGCAATACCGGTATCATACTTTTTATACAAATCAAACGCTACCTGCAACACAAATTTGGGAACAATACAAAGGAAGGGGCGATTGCGAAAATAGGATTAAAGAACTTAAATATGATTTTGCATTAGAAGGTTTTAATATGAAAGATTTTTTTGCAACAGAAGCAGCATTGCGTATGGTAAACTTAGCTTACAATATCATAAGTTTGTTCAGACAGGTTAGCTCCGAAAAGCCAAATCATCAACGATTACAGACATTAAGACTCAACTGCTATGCAGTTGGAGCTTGGATGACAAAAAAAGGAAATAGTAGGATATTGAAATTGGCTGTTCCAATAAAAAAACGAAAATGGATGGATGGAATTTTTGGCAAAGTGGATAGTTGCTCTTTCCCTTTATCATTAATAACTTAAATCCTACTGTCTATTTGCGGATAAATATCTTTTTTAGGGCGGCAACACTTTAGAGCCGGTTTCGATAATATTGCTTATTACAATACGACAAGAATTAGTCAATTATTTTAAAAACTAACGGAGATTTAAACCATCGTCATAATATTTTAAACTAACGTAACTTAAATGGCCTGTTAAATGCAAAAAGCCGGAAGAGTAAAACTCTTCCGACTTTGCTTTGGTTGTAATACTAATTTGTAGGGCAGGCTATTGCTTTACAAATTTGCTGGCATGAACTTCCTTATCGAGCTGTGTTGCTTTGATGATGTACATGCCAGTTTGAAGGCTGCTCACATCAATTACAACTTCTTTTGAACCTGTAGCAGAAGTAGTTTGCAACAAGCGACCATCAAGAGCATAGATGCTGAACTGCGTGGTCATGCCTTCGTCAACATCGTTTATAGTCACCGTTAAGCGACCTTGAGTTACTGGGTTGGGGTGGGTAGTCATAAAATTGGATTTGATTATTTCACCTGTTAATCTCATTGGGCCGCATGGAGTATTAGAAGAATAGCTATCTCCGGTTCCGCACGAAACCGTTTGATTACATTCTGCTGCCCAGGCAATTCCAATGAAAATATCATCACACGAAAACGTTGGTAGAGTAATATCAAAAACCTGGGAGGTTTGATTTAGGTATAAAGGAGATGGTAATATAATCGTTTGGCTGTAAGGTGCAGCACACATACCACCCTGTAAGTGAAAACTACCAACACATGGAAGGAAGGTGTTTTTAACAGCAAATGTAAAATGACGCTCAAATGTAATGGGACCTGTTTGTACACAAGTAATTTGTGGGTTCACAAAATCAATACAACCATTTGGACAATCGGGAAGATTAATGCAATGTGAACTTCCGTTTGCACAACTTGTTTGATTGTCACTTGCACCAAGCCCAAGGCAAATATATTGACCTCCAAATGCAGGCATCCATTGATTAGTAAATCCACACAGAGGTTGATTAGGAGCCAAGCCAGGTAGCGGTAGTGTGTAGGTTACTATATTACCTGTTTGACTTACGGTAACACCGGGAGGTAATGAAGGAAAACTTATTAAAGAATTTGTCCCCACATTCATATGAAATAATGTAATATTCGAACTCCTCTTATTGACAAGACAAAAAGAATGTGTTGGTGCACCACCTGGACCACAACTGAATGATTCATTGGTTAATTCTACACATTCATTACACCCTGATGGTGTAATGTTTACAACTGCACTGTTTGAACAAAATACTGAACTATTAGAACCCCCTACCCGATGTGCACGTAGGCAAATATCATTAATGGCAGTAAGTCCATTTGTTGCACCTGATGGAACAAGCGCGTCAATAAAAACTTCCATGCTTGCACCCGGTGCAAGTTGATTAGCTCCCGAAGTCATCGACATCGATAGCATGTTTGTAAAAGTTCCGCTGGCTGCACAAGGTGTACCATTACAAATAATTTGGTTGCAGCCATCTGAGGTATATAAATCAGGTCCGACAAAATCCACACCACTTGCAGCGGTATATGCCAAATGCGAAGTGCTGTTGCGCGCTACAGGTATACAACTAGAAGTAATATCTCCCGGACGCGGGCGCGTATTGAACAAGCGTATATCGTCAACTGTAACATTGCCATTGTTGGTAAGGGTCAATCGGTACTGAACTGGCGATCCGGCTGAGGCATCTGTTGTTGTGCTAAAATTCCCGCCATTGGTGCATCGAACTTCGAGCATTGCCGTTAGCAGAAGGCTTTCGTTTACTTCTATATTTACAACATTTGAAACTTTCGGTACAGTATAATTTGTTCCTGTAAAATTAAAAGTATTTTGAACGGTAGTGGATGCTGTGAAAGGTCTAACTCTTGCCTGAAACTCAACAATAAATTTATTGGTTAAATCACAAGATGGCAAATTTGCATTGCTTATTGTAATTGTTTGTCCATTAATATTTGATGCAACTGGGGAGCTACCTGGAAATGCAAAATTTGGCATAAAGGAGGAAGAGGTGGGACATATCTGATTCCCGTAATAATATGCTATTGATTGAGGTAGGATATCAAAAATATTACTCACTGCATCGGTTATCAAACCATTAGTTACATTGGCCGAACCGGTATTCCATGCATTTAATCTAAACGTAACTATATCATTTGGCAATACCGATTGATAATAACTGCATGAGCCATTGTTTACAATCCATTTTTGAACTTTTACATTTGGTTTACATGCAACAGGTTTTTTCGAAATTGTTGATGTCCTGGTTTCATTTGCATTATTTAGTATATAATTTACGGTAGCTGTATTTGAAACATTCACATTGACTTGCGCTGTACTATTTAAAGAAAAATCGAGACTATTGGTTATGGTTCCAAAGGCTGGGAATGTGGAGTATCTCCATTGTAGTTGCGTTATTCTACAGCCTGGTAAATTACAATTCATTACATTATTAGACTGAACAAAAATATGAAGCGGAACAGGTGATGGATATTGCACCAAGCCACTATTGGTTGTAGCATACCATAACTCCACTGTTGCACCTGCTGGTGGCACAGGTGTCGTAATTTTTCTTACATCAACAGTAGCTGGAATATTATCGCTGATTACCACATTGCTGGTTGGTAAATGGGTATTGGAAGCATTAAATTGAATATTGTATTGTGGGTTTTTACCTACTTGCCCTTCTTCATAGCATCCGCCCGGGCAATACTCAGTTCCTTGCAAAAGTGTTTTGCTTAATGTTGGCTGAGTAATAACCGCATCACAACATATACTAGTAAATTGAAAAGTTCTTTGAGTTGATTGCATGCATTTTCCAGCTTGACAGCAGTCTGTTCCACTTAGCCTTGCCCTTGTTACATAGTTTGTATTCAACTGAAATAAGCTACATGGAAATTGAACTTTAAAAGTTATCAGATGTGAAATTTCAGGTTGTAAATAATTTGGTACCGGTATATTGGCTGACCAACGTGTTACACCATTAGGGGCATTACCACAACCCGGACTCGTATTTGAAAAAGCAAGAGGCACCCCTTTATAAATCACTCCATGTACAATTGCACCTGTAGGCAGGTCAAGGTATATACGGGGATTTCGTAATCGAATTGCTCCCCTGTATGTTTGCGGATGAGTTAGGTTTGTAGTGATATTAAAAATGCCTCCTAAGCACCGGCTTGCTGCCGCTGCAGGAGTACCTACGATCCATTGGTGGTATGCATTTATTTCACGCTGTAAATTGTTTGAATTAAATGTGCCGCATCCGCCATTATTTCCAGTGAATGTGACTGATGACGAAAAAGTTATTTGATTTAAACCATAGCCCGGAAGTGGCCAACCTCCTTCACAAATTTCTCCCCACTTGGTGCGCAGGTTAAATTGAATATTGGCAACACTACCCGGAGTACCTGTAATAACTAATGTTGTAACAGAATTGTTTTGATTAAAAGATGTGTTTGGTGGAAAAATGCTACTCGTATTTCCTCCTTGAAAAAATGTGCCACCTTCTATTAAAACATTACTCCAATCAATACATGAATTATTGCCGGTAAATGACAATGTTGTTTGCACCTGATTACAATTTAAGGGAAAAGTAAATGCCAGATCAACAATAAACGGGTCATCACTTAGCAATGGATTAGGGCCTTGAAATGTCAAGTTTTGCGTTCGTGATACGAATGAACATACCAAAAGCAGCAGGATTGAAAATAATTTTTTCATAATAATATTGTTTAATTGATTTGATACCAACAAACGTATATTGCTACCGTCAACCAACAAAGCAATATCATACCTGTGCTAATTTTATTTAAACTAACGTTGGTATTAAACAATCGATTTCTAAGATAAATCATCATAAAAAAAAGCCGGAAGAGAAATTTCTCTTCCGGTTTATTACTGCTCTTGACATATAGTGTTGAGAAAACTATTCCTTTACAAATCTACCATTATGCACAACCTGATCCAATTGCATTGCTTTAATAATATACATACCTGCAGGTAATTTGCTAACATCAATGGCCTGTGCTTTTGTACCGGTTATTGTATTTGTTTGCAACAAGCGGCCATCAAGTGTATATATGCTTTGGTGCGTTACCATATCATCAGCTACATTACTAGTATTAAATTTTTGTATGCAATGAATGGTTTGGTTGGCTCGAATTTTAATCATGATTCTATTTATTTCTTAAAATCATTGGAATTTTCTGCAAACTCACCTTTTCCTTTATCGCTCATTTTAAAATTTCAAAACTCAACTTTTATAATAAGTATAAATAAGCATCTTTCCATTATAAATTTTAATAAAAAAGCAAAAAAGGCTGCTATAGATGCAGCCTTTCCTTATAATAATAAGTAACAATTTAGTTCCTGATAAATTTAGAAGTTTCAATTACAATATTATTTTCAAGTACTTGTATTAAATAAATCCCCTTTGCAAAACTAGAGACATCAATTTTCTCTTCAGTGTTGCCCGCTACAGTTAATGATTGCAATAAACGACCATCAATTGAAGTAATTTGAACTTCATTCTTAGCATTTTCATCGCCTGACAAGACCGCAATATTCAAGAAATTTTCTGAAACGGGATTCGGATAAATGCTTAATATACCGGAGGTTGATTCATCTATGCTTCCTAAGCGAGGGTTGCAAGTGGTAAATGAATTGTAACAAGCTTTAGTTGAAAAACTACTAGTACAAGTTGGATAAATCGCTCTTACTTTCCAGGAAAAACATTTATTGAGGAAGAAATTTGTAATTGTCCAATTATTTGTTGACACATTAATCGTATAAGTATTAGCATTGGTTAAAGTAGGGCAACAATCTCCATCATTAGTTCTAATTTGAATTTGATAACTTGTAGCACCCTGCATTGCATTCCACGTTAATATTTTATTTCCACCTTGATTTAATCCGCATGTTAAAAAGGTAGGCGGTGCACATGTTGGTAATACACAATTAGGCAACGGCCCACAAAAGCTACATGGTGCAGCTGCACCGCCACCAGGGTTCTGAAAACATTCTTGTTGTCCATAGCATACTTTGCCACAAGCAGACTCCAATACCCGAATTACCAAATAACACTTTCCAACCTGAACAGGAAATAAGAAATCATCAGCATGATTACTGCTATCTAAAAATGTATAATAATTATTTATTTGATTATATTCATAAATTATCCAAGTTTGGTGAATTTCCAAATTTCCATATTTATTATGACCACTTGGAAACAAGTTGTTGACAAAACCATTTCCTACAATAAATAGCGCAAACGCACCATTTAATGAATTACATGGAGTTGAATTCTTAATGCAAACAAGATCAAAAGCCTGAAAACTCTCTTCATAGGGATCACAGGCATTGGAAACTGCCAATCGTACTTTGTAATTTCTACTATGCGATAATTTATAATTTGGCTGAGTTGCCAATAAAAATTGTGACAAGTTTATAGAGAAGACTTGTCCATTATTCCATGCAATACTGTTCATATTATATCCATTAATAGTTCCCCATACGAAAGGCGCAAAAGGACCGTCAGCATCTTCTCGTTCTTGAATGGCAATTTGAAAGCTCGTCTCGAATTGACTTCCACCACCAATTAAGTATATGTCTTCCCCTAAACAAAACTCAGTCATTGGTTGCCCATACTGGGAATTGCTCAAATAGAAACTGCTTATCGGTGGATCACATTGGCCAAAGGATTTTTCAAAAATACTAACGCTAATTAGCATTGAATAAAATAATACATAAAATAATTTTTTCATAATTTAATTTTTTTAATTGTTTAACATGGGACAAACGTATATCCCCACCGTTAATCAGCAAAGCAATATCATACCTGCGCTAATTTTATTTAAACTAACGTTGGTATTAAACAATCGTAAAAATTTATTTTTAACGCACCTT
This region of Bacteroidota bacterium genomic DNA includes:
- a CDS encoding response regulator transcription factor, which encodes MITEEKKILQVIIFDDNINVLESIGLLLSTTDNMQLVAAFDSCKNMLADIENINPDIVLMDIDMPLITGIDAVKLLRTKYQALPVLMLTGFEDDDKVFASLCAGANGYILKNANMQSLIQYINELYHGGAPMTPVIARKVLTQFAKIQPVKQPDENYNLSSREKDVLQLLVKGRSYKMIADELNISYETVHSHIRKIYQKLQVNSVGEAVSKTISKNILRTYLF
- a CDS encoding T9SS type A sorting domain-containing protein: MKAGSYTCTITDAAGCTKTQTYTLTQPVQIAIAMSGTPATSPLFNNGTATATPSNGFSPYRYSWNTSPIKTTQTATGLVPGTYVVTVKDNKKCSRNASIVIGTARFGVTDTGDELFVIPNPTSDVISIEISNSVLSGNATFEIIDSKGSVVLMEQSNITSHDFTFSISLAHLPNGIYTLRAKDSKNVFTKTVLLEK
- a CDS encoding SprB repeat-containing protein; translation: MAASAGADKLICKGNTAAIGMSTNSNLNFSWSPAGGLSSSTMSNPQASPTVNTSYILTVTHARSGVIAKDTVMVTVDSVTANATTTAVLCNGGNSGQASVSTTSGIAPFAYLWSNSSSTPTATGLVAGVYTVTITDNAGCSKTCNVNIAQPTLLSATTTNTNTTCGFNNGTANVLASNATPPYTYLWNNGSTSANVSSLAAGTYTVIVNDGNGCTITATSIINPSVAISPNPTQKNLPCFGAKSGVCKAAPTNGVSP
- a CDS encoding IS1380 family transposase translates to MCYKIEYSDDKVSAWGGFSLMKKFNDKIGLKSVLQNLHIPESKSNNRFENEEIIESFLLSVWLGCYKFSHTHVLRLDDTLKKIFGWKQIPSDTTYKRFFQKFNQGINNEVFPTLQEWFFNQLQFDNYALDLDSTVITRYGDLQEGNHKGYNPTKRGRASHHPLFAFLGNERMVVNSWLRSGDTSSAHQCNEFLNETLSILKNKTIGLLRADSGFASDLIFRHLEQEQIPYVIAGRMHYPLQDKIKQQKTWTAIGLGIWISETRYKASKWESERRVIVIRQSVDLRPKATGKKLKLFDDKEYYEQYRYHTFYTNQTLPATQIWEQYKGRGDCENRIKELKYDFALEGFNMKDFFATEAALRMVNLAYNIISLFRQVSSEKPNHQRLQTLRLNCYAVGAWMTKKGNSRILKLAVPIKKRKWMDGIFGKVDSCSFPLSLIT